A genomic segment from Variovorax paradoxus B4 encodes:
- a CDS encoding GNAT family N-acetyltransferase, translating to MKELPNPTFPLSQIGLRAALWPTPATAPASVPEAPAAVLVPPVVDARQGITVSWARHLDDVRAAQRLRHEVFVGEMGARVSTPLAGHDIDLFDDFCEHLLVREELTQQVIGTYRVLTPAQARRVGSTYSDTEFDLTRLRDLRERMVELGRSCVHPDHRQGGVILALWGALAGFMHRNKLDTMIGCASIPMSHNGVTSGDAAASIWRQLSASHMAPIQYQVQPRLPLPVERLDGGLDVEPPALIKGYLRLGAKVLGAPAWDPDFNTADLPMLMRIDDLPARYRKHFLGA from the coding sequence ATGAAAGAACTGCCCAACCCGACGTTTCCGCTGTCGCAGATCGGACTGCGCGCCGCCCTGTGGCCCACCCCTGCAACCGCGCCCGCGTCGGTGCCAGAGGCACCCGCTGCCGTGCTGGTGCCGCCGGTCGTCGATGCCAGGCAAGGCATCACCGTGAGCTGGGCGCGCCACCTGGACGACGTGCGCGCCGCGCAGCGCTTGCGCCACGAGGTGTTCGTCGGCGAAATGGGCGCCCGCGTGAGCACGCCGCTGGCAGGCCACGACATCGACCTGTTCGACGACTTCTGCGAGCACCTGCTGGTGCGCGAGGAACTGACCCAGCAGGTGATCGGTACGTACCGCGTGCTCACGCCGGCCCAGGCCCGGCGTGTGGGCAGCACCTACAGCGACACCGAGTTCGACCTGACCCGGCTGCGCGACCTGCGCGAGCGCATGGTCGAGCTGGGCCGCAGTTGCGTGCATCCCGACCATCGACAGGGCGGCGTGATCCTCGCGCTGTGGGGCGCGCTGGCGGGCTTCATGCATCGCAACAAGCTCGACACCATGATCGGCTGCGCGAGCATTCCCATGTCGCACAACGGCGTGACCAGCGGCGATGCGGCGGCCAGCATCTGGCGTCAGCTGTCGGCCAGTCACATGGCGCCGATCCAATACCAGGTGCAGCCGCGCCTGCCGCTGCCGGTCGAACGGCTCGACGGCGGACTCGACGTGGAGCCGCCCGCGCTCATCAAGGGCTACCTGCGCCTGGGTGCCAAGGTGCTGGGCGCTCCGGCCTGGGACCCGGACTTCAACACGGCGGACCTGCCGATGCTGATGCGCATCGACGACCTGCCGGCGCGCTACCGCAAGCACTTCCTCGGCGCATGA
- the ppk1 gene encoding polyphosphate kinase 1 — translation MKPAAARPGAGPFASLPEAGPTKGGPRASQSRHESVTNEGDTVIFQPSCAPVPLAPESVPMQPAPADRALAAAAPALLDRDHSILSFNERVLDWARRPEVPLIERLRYLCIVSSNLDEFFEVRAAPHLIASSAGEQKGSYTIESFERLAEAAHTLVARQYALYNDELMPTFAKHGIHIISHGERNPAQRKWVSEYFEREVRPLLIPVGLDPAHPFPQVANKSLNFIVRLGGKDAFGRENPIQIVKVPRVLPRVIRMPAKVSDGKTLFVALSSVVRAHLPGMFPGREVGDFSQFRVTRHSDLAVDEEDVKNLRTALRQGLQHRHYGQAVRLEVSASCAESLASFLLAQFNLPAQALYRVHGPVNLARLTQLIDLLEEPQLLFPPYAASYPVTLSPAQSFFERLQFGDVLIHQPFESFDGVLAFLREAVLDPQVLAIKQTIYRTGTDSELMDLLREAVRRGKEVTVVVELKARFDEEANINWAEMLESIGAQVVYGVVGLKTHAKMLLVTRREGKQMRRYGHLSTGNYNPRTARLYTDISHLTADPLLTADMEAVFVHLASQSRLPKLNRMWLAPFDLHKNLIAQIDALSLAAATGVPARIVAKMNALTDEQLVAALMRAGQNGVKIDLIVRGACTLPAQVPGLTDHIRVRSVIGRFLEHSRVFYFRNGEEESLYLSSADWMNRNMMRRIELAWPVTDPSLRQRLIDECLVAYLHDGRDAWDLGGDGIYTRVDHDTHSGDAGASPVVESHGAQAALMNRYASRGHHPDASSN, via the coding sequence ATGAAGCCGGCGGCCGCCCGGCCCGGTGCCGGGCCATTCGCCTCATTGCCCGAGGCGGGGCCGACAAAAGGCGGCCCTCGGGCGTCACAGAGTCGTCATGAAAGCGTCACAAATGAGGGTGACACTGTCATATTTCAGCCTTCATGTGCTCCCGTGCCGCTTGCTCCAGAATCAGTGCCCATGCAACCTGCCCCCGCTGACCGGGCGCTTGCGGCCGCGGCACCCGCGCTGCTCGACCGCGATCACAGCATCCTGTCTTTCAATGAGCGCGTGCTCGACTGGGCCCGCAGGCCCGAAGTGCCGCTGATCGAGCGCCTGCGGTATCTTTGCATCGTTTCGTCGAACCTCGACGAGTTCTTCGAAGTCCGTGCCGCGCCACACCTGATTGCCAGCAGCGCCGGCGAGCAGAAGGGCAGCTACACGATCGAATCGTTCGAGCGGCTGGCCGAGGCCGCCCATACGTTGGTGGCGCGCCAGTACGCGCTGTACAACGACGAGCTGATGCCGACCTTTGCAAAGCACGGCATCCACATCATTTCGCACGGCGAACGCAATCCGGCGCAGCGCAAGTGGGTCAGCGAATATTTCGAGCGCGAAGTGCGCCCGCTGCTGATTCCGGTCGGGCTGGACCCGGCGCACCCGTTTCCGCAGGTGGCCAACAAGTCGCTCAACTTCATCGTGCGGCTCGGTGGCAAGGATGCCTTCGGGCGCGAGAACCCGATCCAGATCGTGAAGGTGCCGCGCGTGCTGCCGCGCGTGATCCGCATGCCGGCCAAGGTGTCCGACGGCAAGACGCTGTTCGTTGCGCTTTCGAGCGTGGTGCGGGCGCATCTGCCCGGCATGTTCCCCGGGCGGGAGGTGGGCGATTTCTCGCAGTTCCGCGTCACGCGACATTCCGATCTGGCGGTCGACGAGGAAGACGTCAAGAACTTGCGCACCGCATTGCGCCAGGGGCTGCAGCACCGGCACTACGGACAGGCCGTGCGGCTCGAGGTTTCGGCCAGCTGCGCCGAGTCGCTCGCAAGCTTCCTGCTGGCGCAATTCAATCTGCCCGCGCAGGCGCTCTACCGCGTGCACGGCCCCGTCAACCTGGCCCGCCTGACCCAGCTGATCGATCTGCTGGAGGAGCCGCAGCTGCTTTTTCCGCCGTACGCTGCCTCTTATCCCGTCACGCTGTCGCCGGCGCAGTCGTTTTTCGAGCGGCTGCAGTTCGGCGACGTGCTGATCCACCAGCCCTTCGAGAGCTTCGACGGCGTGCTCGCGTTCCTGCGCGAGGCCGTGCTGGACCCGCAGGTGCTGGCCATCAAGCAGACCATCTACCGCACCGGCACCGATTCGGAGTTGATGGACCTGCTGCGCGAAGCGGTGCGCCGCGGCAAGGAAGTGACGGTGGTTGTGGAGCTCAAGGCCCGCTTCGACGAAGAGGCCAACATCAACTGGGCCGAAATGCTCGAGTCGATCGGCGCGCAGGTGGTGTATGGCGTGGTGGGCCTGAAGACGCACGCCAAGATGCTGCTGGTGACACGCCGCGAGGGCAAGCAGATGCGCCGCTACGGCCATCTCTCCACCGGCAACTACAACCCGCGTACCGCCAGGCTCTACACGGACATCAGCCACCTGACGGCCGACCCGCTGCTGACGGCCGACATGGAGGCGGTGTTCGTGCATCTGGCAAGCCAGAGCCGGCTGCCCAAGCTCAATCGCATGTGGCTGGCGCCGTTCGACCTGCACAAGAACCTCATCGCGCAGATCGACGCGCTGAGCCTGGCCGCTGCCACCGGCGTGCCCGCGCGCATCGTTGCCAAGATGAATGCGCTGACCGACGAACAGCTGGTCGCCGCGCTCATGCGCGCGGGCCAGAACGGCGTGAAGATCGACCTCATCGTGCGCGGCGCATGCACGCTGCCCGCGCAGGTGCCGGGCCTGACGGACCACATCCGCGTGCGGTCGGTGATCGGGCGCTTTCTCGAACACTCGCGTGTCTTCTACTTTCGCAATGGCGAGGAAGAGTCGCTCTACCTGTCGAGCGCCGACTGGATGAACCGCAACATGATGCGGCGCATCGAGCTGGCCTGGCCGGTGACTGACCCCAGCCTTCGCCAGCGCCTGATCGACGAATGCCTGGTCGCCTACCTGCACGACGGCCGCGACGCCTGGGACCTGGGCGGCGACGGCATCTACACGCGCGTCGACCATGACACCCACTCCGGCGACGCGGGCGCGTCACCCGTCGTCGAGTCGCACGGCGCGCAGGCCGCACTCATGAACCGATATGCATCGCGAGGCCATCACCCCGATGCATCCAGCAACTGA
- a CDS encoding SixA phosphatase family protein, with protein MDLIFWRHAEAEDWTEGCDDLQRSLTARGEKQAKRMASWLDRQLPDGTRIICSPARRCEQTALALGRKYKLRAELAPDTTAEAMLAAAGWPNGKSVVLMVGHQPSVGQAISLLLGLKQDSCPVRKGSLWWIRTRERDGDVQTVVVTVQSPELL; from the coding sequence ATGGACTTGATCTTCTGGCGCCATGCCGAAGCCGAGGACTGGACCGAAGGCTGCGACGACCTGCAGCGTTCTCTCACTGCGCGCGGCGAGAAGCAGGCCAAGCGCATGGCAAGCTGGCTCGACCGGCAACTGCCGGACGGCACGCGCATCATCTGCAGCCCCGCGCGGCGCTGCGAGCAGACCGCGCTCGCGCTCGGCCGCAAATACAAGCTGCGCGCCGAACTCGCACCCGACACCACGGCCGAAGCGATGCTGGCCGCGGCCGGCTGGCCGAATGGCAAGTCGGTGGTGCTGATGGTCGGGCACCAGCCTTCGGTAGGGCAGGCGATTTCGCTCCTTCTTGGCCTGAAGCAGGACAGCTGTCCGGTGCGCAAGGGTTCGCTCTGGTGGATCCGCACGCGCGAACGCGATGGCGACGTGCAGACCGTGGTGGTCACGGTGCAGTCGCCCGAGCTTCTTTGA